TTGTCCTCCGTACCCCTTTTTGTCCTCTTCGTGTCTTCGCTCACCAATGGCAGAGCCTCTTCTTTTGCCTGCTTTGTACAAGGCTACCTTTTGAGCAGTATGTTTCTTGCATTTAGGACAATATCTGTTCATTTCCTTGGGTACGTTCATAGAGAAAGCCCGCCTAGCTGGTAATTTAAACAATAGCTCCTCATTGAACCTATAATAGAGCCTACTCCAAACTGATTGGCGTGTCACGTCTTGATACCATCAACTCACTCAACGCAGTTGCCATGGGCGACAAAAAGGCAGACATCATTCTAAAGAATTGCTCATTGATCAACGTTTACACCAAAGAGATCAACACAGACACCCAAGTTGCTATTACAGCTGATAGAATCGCATATGTCGGTCCAGATGCAACACACGCCGCAGGACCAAAAACTACCATAATAGATTTAGAAAAAAAATATCTCACACCGGGATTTGCAGATCCACATGTTCACATTGACCAGTTTGTAATGCCATCAGAGCTTGCCAAGCGATCGCTTCTTTGCGGAACGACGAGCCTTTTTTCAGATCCAATAGATATCGTGAGTGTTTGCGGATTTGCTGGACTAAAACAATTTGTAAAGTCGTGCTCTGGACTACCAATTAGGATTTTCTCTGTAACTCCTGGCGGCATACCAGTAGATCCTAAATTTAGCCACGGAAAAGCACTATCATTATCAGAAGAAAAGTCCGCCCTAAATCTGAATGGAATTGTGGGATTGGGTGAAGTGTTCTCGTGGACCAAGGTCACAAGCAGAGACCAAAAAACAATGAAAAAGCTTGCACAAATGCTTGACCAAAACTGTCTGATAAACGGCCACACAGCGGGAGCATCAGACAAAAAGCTTAACGCGTACATTTCCTCTGGAATTTTCTCATGTCATGAGCCAATCGACTATTCTCAGGTAATGGAGAGACTCAGGTTAGGAATGTGGGTTA
This portion of the Nitrososphaerota archaeon genome encodes:
- a CDS encoding 50S ribosomal protein L44e; its protein translation is MNVPKEMNRYCPKCKKHTAQKVALYKAGKRRGSAIGERRHEEDKKGYGGQKFPKLAKPAKTTKKQTLIFTCPICKKKTMKHGIRLRKLELTA